One Streptomyces sp. NBC_01217 genomic region harbors:
- a CDS encoding SRPBCC family protein, translated as MAQVEATTERVIAADAETVFDALADYRETRGKLLPGQFSEYEVREGGDGEGTLVHWKLQATSKRVRDCLLEVTEPTDGRLVEKDRNSSMVTTWTVTPAGEGKSKAVVSTVWNGAGGIGGFFEKTFAPKGLGRIYDELLQNLATEVEK; from the coding sequence ATGGCGCAGGTCGAGGCCACGACAGAGCGAGTCATCGCGGCGGACGCGGAGACGGTGTTCGACGCGCTGGCCGACTACAGGGAGACCCGGGGCAAGCTGCTGCCCGGGCAGTTCAGCGAGTACGAGGTGCGCGAGGGCGGTGACGGCGAGGGCACCCTCGTCCACTGGAAGCTCCAGGCGACCAGCAAGCGGGTGCGCGACTGTCTGCTGGAGGTCACCGAGCCCACCGACGGCCGGCTCGTCGAGAAGGACCGCAACTCCTCGATGGTCACCACCTGGACCGTCACCCCGGCCGGCGAGGGGAAGTCGAAGGCGGTTGTCTCCACCGTCTGGAACGGCGCCGGCGGCATCGGCGGATTCTTCGAGAAGACCTTTGCGCCCAAGGGACTTGGGCGGATCTATGACGAGCTGCTCCAGAACCTCGCCACCGAGGTCGAGAAGTAG